GGGAGCCACTGCGGGTCGTCCAGCGGCTCGACGAGACCGCCGACGCCGCGGTGTGCTCGGAGGGCACGACCGCGCTCGTGTATCCGCAGCCCGAACTCACCTACTGTGTGCACGACGCGCCCGAGGTGCCGCTGCTTCCGGTCGCCTGATCGCCCCGGCAGTCAGTGGTCGCCGGCTCGCCGGTTCGCCTCGGTCGTTGCCGGGTGCACGGCGATCAGCCCGAGCCCGGCGCGCCTGCGGCACAGCCGGGCGAGTTCCTCGTAGACCGCCTTCCCCAGCAACTCCGTCAGCTCCGGTGCGTACGACTGCCACACGGGCCGGGTGCCGACGTGCGCGTCCGGCGAACCCGAGCAGTACCAGTGCAGGTCCTCGCCGCCCTCGCCCCAGCCGCGACGGTCGTACTCGGTGAGGGTGGTCTTGAGGATCTCCGTGCCGTCCGCGCGCTCGACCCATTCCTGTACCCGGCGGATCGGCAGCTGCCAGCACACCTCGGGCTTGACCTCGAGCGGCTCGATGCCGCGCTGCAGGGCCATCGTGTGCAGAGCGCATCCGACGCCGCCGTCGAAGCCCGGGCGGTTGAGGAAGATGCAGGCGCCCTTGTGGCGCCGGGTGCGCAGTGCGGGCTCGTCGTCGAGTTCGTCCTCCTCGACGTAGCCCTTCTTCCCGAGACCCTTCTCCATGAACTGCCAGGTCTGCGGTGTGAGCATCTTCACGGCCTCGTTCAGCTTCTCGAGGTCTTCCTCGTCGGAGAGGAACGCGCCGTGCGAGCAGCACCCGTCGTCGGGGCGGTCCTCGAGGATGCCCTGGCAGGCCGGCGTGCCGAAGACGCAGGTCCAGCGGGAGAGAAGCCAGGTCAGGTCGGCCGCGATCAGGTGCTCGTCGTTGCCGGGATCGACGAACTCCACCCACTCGCGGGGGAAGTCCGGGGGAACCTCGGGAGTCGGAGTCATCTTGTGCGGACGCACTGCGCTACCTGCTGTCACAGTGCCCGACGGTAGACCCAGTACCGTGTATATGTGCGCCTTGGGGTACTCGACGTCGGAAGCAACACCGTTCACCTGCTCGTAGTGGACGCGCATCGTGGTGCGCACCCGACGCCGATGAGCTCGACCAAGGCGACGTTGCGCCTGGCCGAGAACATCGACGCCGCCGGTGACATCACGGAATCGGGCGCGTCGAAACTCACCGGCACGGTCGCCGAGTTCGCCGCGATCGCGCAGAAATCCGGGTGCGAGGAGCTCATGTCGTTCGCGACCTCCGCGGTGCGTGACGCGACCAACTCCGACTCCGTCCTCGCCCGGGTGCTCGCCGAGACGGGTGTGACGCTCGAAGTGCTCTCCGGGGTCGACGAGGCGCGGCTGACGTTCCTCGCCGTGCGCCGCTGGTACGGCTGGAGCGCCGGCCGCATCCTCAACCTCGACATCGGCGGAGGCTCGCTCGAGCTCACCAGCGGCTCCGACGAGGATCCCGAGGTCGCGTTCTCACTCCAACTCGGGGCCGGCCGGCTCACCCGGGACTGGCTCGAGGCGGACCCGCCGGGCAAGCGGCGCGTCGCCGTCCTGCGGGACTGGCTCGATGCGGAACTGGCCGCCCCGGCCAAGGAACTGCGCGCGGCCGGGGACTGGGATCGGGCCGTCGGCACGTCGAAGACGTTCCGCTCGCTGGCCCGACTCACCGGCGCCGCGCCCTCGACCGCCGGTACGCGCGTGCGACGCAGCCTCACCGCGAGCGGTCTCAGGCAACTCATAGCTTTCATTTCGCGGATGACTGCGTCCGACCGTGCAGAATTGGAGGGCGTGAGCGCGGACCGGTCTCGACAGCTGGTCGCCGGTGCGCTCGTGGCGGAGGCCAGCATGCGTGCGTTGGGGGTGGAGGAGATCGAGATCTGCCCCTGGGCGCTGCGTGAGGGGCTGATCCTGCGCAAGCTCGACACGGAGATGGGCGGAGAGTTGATGGTGAGTGCGCGATGACCGATGACACCCAGCAGATATCGGTCGCGGAGCTGCTGAAGCGGAACGGGCAGCAGGTAGGGGAGAGCCGTGGCGGTCGTCGTCGCCGCGGTGTCGCCGGCGGAATCTCGGTCGCCGAGCTGACCGGTGAGATCCCGGTCGTCCGGGACGAGAACCCCCGCGCCGCGGACCGGGACGACGAGGTCGAGGCACCGGCGGACCAGGGAACCGATGCCGCCCGCTCCGACGGGCCGTCCACTCGTGCATCGCGACGCCGCGCGGAGGAAGCGGAGCAGCAGACGCAGACGCCCGCGACGGGCTCGTCCGATGCAGCTTCCGCGTCCGCCGAGCCGGTCTCCCCGGCGAGGCCGGCGACACCACAGGCGAGGCCCGCGACACCCCCGGCGAAGCCGGCGACACCCCCGGCGAAGCCGGCGACACCACAGGCGA
This genomic interval from Rhodococcus triatomae contains the following:
- a CDS encoding Ppx/GppA phosphatase family protein, whose protein sequence is MRLGVLDVGSNTVHLLVVDAHRGAHPTPMSSTKATLRLAENIDAAGDITESGASKLTGTVAEFAAIAQKSGCEELMSFATSAVRDATNSDSVLARVLAETGVTLEVLSGVDEARLTFLAVRRWYGWSAGRILNLDIGGGSLELTSGSDEDPEVAFSLQLGAGRLTRDWLEADPPGKRRVAVLRDWLDAELAAPAKELRAAGDWDRAVGTSKTFRSLARLTGAAPSTAGTRVRRSLTASGLRQLIAFISRMTASDRAELEGVSADRSRQLVAGALVAEASMRALGVEEIEICPWALREGLILRKLDTEMGGELMVSAR